A window from Pleuronectes platessa chromosome 6, fPlePla1.1, whole genome shotgun sequence encodes these proteins:
- the LOC128442440 gene encoding V-type proton ATPase subunit S1 — protein sequence MAAASCSSEVRLATFLLLLLGCLSSGSGSAQVPLLLWSSDSLPPLASPAAGHITSNDQLTVYLAAALGSGPHTVLLFLQDKLSKDDFTIFGGVFGNKQDSVFHNLEAALQSSASSITVPALEWTGSSSFPALFQETLGVSPVLVDPETLSHLTINTSVNNLLLINLPYCTGSHKSCKEVLHDNDEVIGNVLSAVKAKDVPYTAIYTGLQPSRVISEASVSDQSVGRSLLATAEADVKAPIMFNVSGNPCIMLWAQNLSVSLSSSGDWIDLAAQTPSLDRSMCNTTHSLLVLSYPRGFELRFAMSQRFYPVSGRNWFTLDSVQLQANASTASFTGGRGIYAPAEYSFHCQSVSNSKGALLVLNSTDKDTSEWRLNFIDFQIQGFRLANGTNFSYASDCAGFFTAGIWMGLLTSLLMLLIFVYGLHMIMQLTTMDRFDDPKGPSISVPQSD from the exons ATGGCCGCGGCGAGCTGCTCGAGTGAAGTGCGACTGGCGacgtttctcctcctgctcctcggcTGCTTGTCCTCGGGGAGCGGCTCCGCTCaggtgccgctgctgctgtggtccaGCGACAG TCTTCCACCACTGGCCTCGCCTGCAGCCGGTCACATCACATCCAACGACCAGCTGACCGTCTACCTCGCGGCTGCGTTGGGCTCTGGCCCTCACACCGTGCTGCTCTTCCTTCAGGACAAG TTGAGTAAAGATGACTTCACGATCTTCGGTGGCGTGTTTGGAAACAAGCAGGATAGTGTCTTTCACAACTTGGAG GCGGCTCTTCAGTCGTCGGCCTCGTCGATCACGGTTCCGGCCTTAGAGTGGACGGGCTCCTCTTCCTTCCCGGCTCTGTTCCAGGAAACACTCGGCGTGTCTCCGGTGCTCGTGGATCCAGAGACTCTGTCGCATCTCACCATCAACACGTCGGTCAACAACCTCCTGCTTATCAATCTTCCTTATTGTACCGG ATCCCACAAGTCCTGCAAGGAAGTGCTGCACGACAATG ATGAGGTCATCGGAAATGTTCTTAGTGCCGTGAAAGCCAAAGATGTTCCGTACACGGCGATCTACACGGGACTGCAGCCGTCACGA GTCATTTCAGAGGCGTCTGTGTCGGACCAGTCCGTGGGCCGCTCCTTGCTCGcaacagctgaggctgatgtcAAAGCGCCCATCATGTTCAATGTGTCTGGAAACCCCTGCATCATGCTGTGGGCCCAGAACCTGAGCGTGAGCCTCTCGAGCAGCGGAGACTGGATCGACCTCGCTGCACAGACGCCCTCCCTGGACAGATCCATGTGTAACACCACTCACTCACT GCTTGTCCTGAGTTATCCAAGAGGCTTTGAGCTAAG ATTTGCCATGAGTCAGCGGTTCTATCCCGTGTCCGGACGGAACTGGTTCACCCTGGACTCGGTGCAGCTGCAAGCCAACGCCTCGACCGCGTCTTTCACCGGGGGCCGCGGCATCTACGCCCCGGCAGAGTATTCCTTCCACTGCCAGTCCGTCAGCAACTCCAAGGGCGCTCTGCTCGTCCTGAACAGCACCGACAAGGACACGTCCGAGTGGAGGCTCAACTTTATTGACTTCCAG ATTCAGGGCTTCAGATTGGCCAACGGGACGAACTTCTCCTACGCCAGCGACTGTGCCGGCTTCTTCACGGCGGGGATTTGGATGGGGCTGCTGACCTCGCTGCTCATGCTGCTCATCTTCGTGTACGGCCTGCACATGATCATGCAGCTGACCACCATGGATCGATTCGACGACCCCAAAGGTCCATCGATCTCAGTGCCTCAGTCGGACTGA
- the gdi1 gene encoding rab GDP dissociation inhibitor alpha isoform X2, with amino-acid sequence MDEEYDVIVLGTGLTECILSGIMSVNGKKVLHMDRNPYYGGESSSITPLEEVYKRFSLPESPPESMGRGRDWNVDLIPKFLMANGQLVKMLLYTEVTRYLDFKVVEGSFVYKGGKIYKVPSTETEALASNLMGMFEKRRFRKFLVFVANFDENDPKTFEGVDPKTTTMKDVYKKFDLGQDVIDFTGHALALYRTDDYLEVPCLETINRIKLYSESLARYGKSPYLYPLYGLGELPQGFARLSAIYGGTYMLNKPVDEIVMEDGHVVGVKSEGEVARCKQLICDPSYIPDRVRKAGQVIRVICVLSHPIKTTNDANSCQIIIPQNQVNRNSDIYVCMISYAHNVAAQGKYIAIVSTTVETSDPEAEIEPALELLEPIDQKFVAISDLYEPTDDGTESQVFASRTYDATTHFETTCNDIKDIYKRMTGSDFDFENMKRKQNDVFGEDEQ; translated from the exons ATGGATGAGGAATATGATGTGATCGTTCTGGGCACCGGGCTCACG GAATGTATTCTGTCTGGGATCATGTCTGTGAACGGGAAGAAGGTTCTGCACATGGACAGGAACCCGTACTACGGTGGGGAGAGCTCTTCCATCACCCCCCTGGAGGAG GTGTACAAGCGCTTCAGTCTCCCGGAGAGCCCGCCGGAGTCCATGGGCCGAGGAAGAGACTGGAACGTGGACCTCATCCCCAAGTTCCTCATGGCCAATG gtcaGCTTGTGAAGATGTTGCTTTACACAGAAGTGACACGGTACCTCGACTTCAAAGTCGTGGAGGGAAGCTTCGTCTACAAAGGAGGGAAGATCTACAAGGTGCCGTCCACTGAGACCGAGGCGCTAGCTTCAA ACCTGATGGGGATGTTCGAGAAGCGACGGTTCCGTAAGTTCTTGGTCTTTGTGGCCAATTTCGACGAGAACGACCCCAAGACCTTTGAGGGCGTTGACCCCAAAACCACCACGATGAAGGACGTTTACAAGAAGTTTGACCTCGGCCAGGACGTCATCGACTTCACCGGCCACGCCCTGGCCCTCTACAGGACAGATGA TTATCTCGAGGTTCCGTGTCTGGAGACGATCAATCGTATCAAGCTGTACAGTGAGTCACTGGCACGATATGGGAAGAGCCCCTACCTCTACCCCCTGTACGGGCTGGGAGAGCTGCCGCAGGGATTCGCCAG GTTGAGTGCGATCTATGGAGGAACCTACATGCTGAACAAACCAGTGGATGAGATCGTGATGGAAGACGGACACGTGGTTGGAGTGAAGTCCGAGGGCGAG GTGGCTCGTTGTAAGCAGCTGATCTGTGACCCCAGCTACATCCCGGACCGCGTCCGTAAGGCAGGTCAGGTGATCCGCGTGATCTGCGTCCTCAGCCATCCCATCAAAACCACCAATGACGCCAACTCCTGCCAGATCATCATCCCCCAGAATCAGGTCAACCGCAACTCAG ACATCTACGTGTGCATGATCTCCTATGCTCACAACGTGGCCGCCCAGGGCAAGTACATCGCCATCGTCAGCACCACAGTGGAAACCAGTGACCCCGAGGCGGAGATCGAACCGgccctggagctgctggagcccaTCGACCAAAA GTTTGTGGCGATCAGTGACCTCTATGAGCCCACGGACGATGGCACTGAGAGTCAG GTCTTCGCCTCGAGGACCTACGACGCCACCACCCACTTCGAGACGACCTGCAACGACATCAAGGACATCTACAAGCGCATGACCGGCAGCGACTTTGACTTTGAGAACATGAAACGCAAACAGAACGACGTGTTCGGGGAGGATGAGCAGTGA
- the LOC128442482 gene encoding protein pitchfork → MNVARAQGSAAFCSGQERKLFPLHYAPDRLGNVMHRQGAPHLGPGCYVNHEFGTIYHDLQMRPESNKGYIVSARTAARFPPAGKTVTPSPQHYQQDHSQSTIVPPGKSPFNSNAERFKPPACAAEGSPGPGTYKPDAGTNRKVSWPMCFGRPDWSRLPPLEKKSVRVKLLSEKALLKQRSRVAYLSLYF, encoded by the exons ATGAATGTGGCTCGTGCTCAGGGATCAGCAGCTTTCTGCAGCGGGCAGGAGAGGAAGCTCTTCCCCCTCCATTATGCTCCGGACCGACTGGGAAACGTGATGCACCGACAGGGGGCGCCACACCTCGGCCCTGGCTGCTACGTCAACCATGAG TTTGGCACCATATATCACGACTTGCAGATGAGACCAGAGAGTAACAAAGGATATATTGTGTCTGCGAGGACCGCAGCACGCTTTCCACCTGCTGGCAAG actgTGACGCCCTCACCACAGCACTACCAGCAGGATCACAGCCAGTCCACCATCGTCCCACCTGGAAAATCACCTTTCAACTCCAACGCAGAGAGATTCAAACCCCCGGCATGTGCAGCAGAGGGCAGTCCGGG GCCAGGGACCTACAAGCCGGACGCAGGGACAAACAGGAAGGTGAGCTGGCCCATGTGCTTCGGACGTCCAGACTGGTCCCGACTGCCGCCGCTGGAAAAGAAGTCCGTCAGGGTGAAG TTACTCAGTGAGAAGGCTTTGCTGAAGCAGAGGAGCAGGGTGGCCTACCTGAGTTTGTACTTTTAA
- the gdi1 gene encoding rab GDP dissociation inhibitor alpha isoform X1, whose amino-acid sequence MDEEYDVIVLGTGLTECILSGIMSVNGKKVLHMDRNPYYGGESSSITPLEEVYKRFSLPESPPESMGRGRDWNVDLIPKFLMANGQLVKMLLYTEVTRYLDFKVVEGSFVYKGGKIYKVPSTETEALASNLMGMFEKRRFRKFLVFVANFDENDPKTFEGVDPKTTTMKDVYKKFDLGQDVIDFTGHALALYRTDDYLEVPCLETINRIKLYSESLARYGKSPYLYPLYGLGELPQGFARLSAIYGGTYMLNKPVDEIVMEDGHVVGVKSEGEVARCKQLICDPSYIPDRVRKAGQVIRVICVLSHPIKTTNDANSCQIIIPQNQVNRNSDIYVCMISYAHNVAAQGKYIAIVSTTVETSDPEAEIEPALELLEPIDQKSVPLLSQHSASHLGFNKRNTMKLFESCVCLKEMFSLDRFVAISDLYEPTDDGTESQVFASRTYDATTHFETTCNDIKDIYKRMTGSDFDFENMKRKQNDVFGEDEQ is encoded by the exons ATGGATGAGGAATATGATGTGATCGTTCTGGGCACCGGGCTCACG GAATGTATTCTGTCTGGGATCATGTCTGTGAACGGGAAGAAGGTTCTGCACATGGACAGGAACCCGTACTACGGTGGGGAGAGCTCTTCCATCACCCCCCTGGAGGAG GTGTACAAGCGCTTCAGTCTCCCGGAGAGCCCGCCGGAGTCCATGGGCCGAGGAAGAGACTGGAACGTGGACCTCATCCCCAAGTTCCTCATGGCCAATG gtcaGCTTGTGAAGATGTTGCTTTACACAGAAGTGACACGGTACCTCGACTTCAAAGTCGTGGAGGGAAGCTTCGTCTACAAAGGAGGGAAGATCTACAAGGTGCCGTCCACTGAGACCGAGGCGCTAGCTTCAA ACCTGATGGGGATGTTCGAGAAGCGACGGTTCCGTAAGTTCTTGGTCTTTGTGGCCAATTTCGACGAGAACGACCCCAAGACCTTTGAGGGCGTTGACCCCAAAACCACCACGATGAAGGACGTTTACAAGAAGTTTGACCTCGGCCAGGACGTCATCGACTTCACCGGCCACGCCCTGGCCCTCTACAGGACAGATGA TTATCTCGAGGTTCCGTGTCTGGAGACGATCAATCGTATCAAGCTGTACAGTGAGTCACTGGCACGATATGGGAAGAGCCCCTACCTCTACCCCCTGTACGGGCTGGGAGAGCTGCCGCAGGGATTCGCCAG GTTGAGTGCGATCTATGGAGGAACCTACATGCTGAACAAACCAGTGGATGAGATCGTGATGGAAGACGGACACGTGGTTGGAGTGAAGTCCGAGGGCGAG GTGGCTCGTTGTAAGCAGCTGATCTGTGACCCCAGCTACATCCCGGACCGCGTCCGTAAGGCAGGTCAGGTGATCCGCGTGATCTGCGTCCTCAGCCATCCCATCAAAACCACCAATGACGCCAACTCCTGCCAGATCATCATCCCCCAGAATCAGGTCAACCGCAACTCAG ACATCTACGTGTGCATGATCTCCTATGCTCACAACGTGGCCGCCCAGGGCAAGTACATCGCCATCGTCAGCACCACAGTGGAAACCAGTGACCCCGAGGCGGAGATCGAACCGgccctggagctgctggagcccaTCGACCAAAAGTCAGTCCCACTTCTTTCCCAACATTCAGCTTCTCATTTAGGATTTAACAAACGAAACACGATGAAGCTGTTtgaaagctgtgtgtgtttaaaggagATGTTTTCTCTGGACAGGTTTGTGGCGATCAGTGACCTCTATGAGCCCACGGACGATGGCACTGAGAGTCAG GTCTTCGCCTCGAGGACCTACGACGCCACCACCCACTTCGAGACGACCTGCAACGACATCAAGGACATCTACAAGCGCATGACCGGCAGCGACTTTGACTTTGAGAACATGAAACGCAAACAGAACGACGTGTTCGGGGAGGATGAGCAGTGA